In one window of bacterium DNA:
- the atpC gene encoding ATP synthase F1 subunit epsilon, with protein MMTLSIITPEKTVYDAAIDQVTLQTTEGEITVLPHHIPYVAELKPGELRIVRDGKEEPMVIAGGFIEVLPGDSGATGGRIAILADEAIRVEELDIVAIEAARERARQALAEKRFADDTAFAATAAALERELAKHRVALKYRKRG; from the coding sequence ATGATGACGCTCTCCATCATCACACCCGAGAAAACGGTGTACGACGCGGCGATTGATCAGGTGACCCTCCAGACCACGGAGGGGGAGATCACCGTGCTTCCGCATCACATTCCCTATGTGGCGGAGCTCAAGCCAGGTGAGTTGCGCATCGTTCGCGATGGAAAAGAGGAGCCGATGGTCATCGCCGGTGGGTTCATTGAAGTGCTCCCGGGGGATTCGGGAGCGACGGGTGGGCGCATTGCGATTCTCGCAGACGAGGCCATCCGCGTGGAGGAATTGGATATCGTTGCCATCGAAGCGGCGCGTGAGCGTGCGCGCCAGGCACTCGCGGAGAAGCGCTTTGCAGACGACACCGCGTTTGCCGCGACGGCCGCCGCGCTCGAGCGCGAGCTCGCCAAGCACCGCGTTGCGTTGAAGTATAGGAAGCGGGGGTAG
- a CDS encoding peptidylprolyl isomerase, which produces MTSVVLGVLVFVGAGCGSAVPPTATAPAPEVPPTATWVPITITTPERDAFVASPIVASGLGIAFENTIALRVVDMHGKTLARTFTTAYAPEYTAPGPWDATIAYTSPTTDTGYLEAYESSAKDGRELHLVRVPIRFSDAIVSMSAAVLPTVTLRTNYGSIEIELYADDAPKTVANFLTLARAGFYNGTQFHRVIPDFMIQGGDPLTRTQPDDFRMHGTGGPGEMFADEINARKIVRGTLAMANSGPDTNGSQFFIVTADATPWLDGKHTVFGRVVVGMEVVDTIEQVERDQRDHPVDKVIVEMMIVE; this is translated from the coding sequence ATGACAAGCGTTGTGTTGGGTGTACTCGTGTTTGTCGGTGCGGGGTGCGGGAGTGCGGTGCCACCAACCGCGACCGCACCGGCTCCGGAGGTTCCCCCAACGGCGACGTGGGTTCCGATCACCATTACAACGCCGGAGCGCGATGCGTTTGTCGCGAGCCCCATTGTAGCGAGCGGCTTGGGAATCGCATTTGAGAATACGATTGCGCTCCGCGTGGTGGACATGCATGGAAAAACGCTCGCGCGGACGTTCACGACGGCGTACGCACCGGAGTACACCGCACCCGGGCCGTGGGATGCGACGATTGCGTACACGTCGCCGACGACGGACACCGGCTACCTCGAAGCGTATGAATCCTCAGCCAAGGACGGACGCGAGCTCCATCTCGTTCGCGTACCGATCCGTTTCAGTGATGCCATCGTATCTATGTCAGCAGCAGTACTCCCGACCGTAACCCTCCGCACGAACTACGGCAGCATCGAGATCGAGCTCTACGCAGATGATGCGCCGAAGACCGTCGCGAACTTCCTCACGCTCGCGCGCGCGGGCTTCTACAACGGAACGCAGTTCCACCGTGTGATTCCCGACTTCATGATCCAGGGTGGCGACCCGCTCACGCGGACGCAGCCAGATGACTTCCGTATGCACGGTACCGGCGGACCGGGAGAAATGTTCGCGGATGAGATCAATGCGCGGAAGATCGTGCGGGGCACGCTCGCCATGGCGAACAGCGGCCCGGACACGAACGGGAGCCAGTTCTTTATTGTCACCGCCGACGCAACGCCGTGGCTCGACGGTAAGCATACGGTGTTCGGTCGCGTCGTTGTGGGTATGGAAGTGGTGGATACGATCGAGCAAGTCGAGCGCGATCAGCGCGACCATCCGGTGGATAAGGTAATCGTAGAAATGATGATCGTCGAATGA